A stretch of the Clostridiales bacterium genome encodes the following:
- the purR gene encoding pur operon repressor encodes MDKIRRNERMSAMMRMLAGAPNRIFTLSSFCEMFGSAKSTMSEDVDLLRETCRSFDLGEVETVTGAAGGVRYRPLVSREKARETIAELCRELSGSGRVLPGGFLYYSDILSTPDIVNRMGEIIATEYYDRMPDFVLTMETKGIPVAFATANALGVPLVIARHSSKVYEGSAVNINYVSGSGNIEMMSLSRRAVRENQKALIVDDFLRGGGTAKGMVELMREFNVEVTGMAFVMATVSPEKKRVSGEKALMTLTVEDGDPAVASVRPAEWLMRDRDE; translated from the coding sequence ATGGATAAGATTCGCCGGAATGAGCGGATGAGCGCGATGATGAGGATGCTGGCCGGGGCGCCGAACCGGATTTTTACGCTGAGCAGCTTCTGCGAGATGTTCGGATCCGCCAAATCCACCATGAGCGAGGACGTGGACCTGCTGCGGGAAACCTGCCGGTCCTTTGACCTGGGTGAGGTGGAAACCGTGACCGGCGCGGCCGGCGGCGTGCGCTACCGCCCCCTGGTGAGCCGCGAAAAGGCCCGGGAAACCATCGCGGAGCTGTGCCGGGAACTGAGCGGTTCCGGGCGGGTGCTGCCCGGCGGATTCCTTTATTACAGCGATATCCTGAGCACGCCGGACATCGTGAACCGGATGGGCGAGATTATCGCGACGGAGTATTATGACCGGATGCCGGATTTTGTGCTGACGATGGAAACGAAGGGGATCCCCGTTGCGTTTGCCACCGCCAACGCCCTGGGCGTCCCGCTGGTGATCGCGCGGCATTCCTCCAAGGTGTATGAGGGATCCGCGGTCAACATCAACTATGTATCCGGTTCCGGCAACATCGAGATGATGAGCCTGAGCCGGCGCGCGGTGCGGGAGAACCAGAAAGCCCTGATTGTGGATGACTTCCTGCGGGGCGGCGGCACCGCCAAGGGCATGGTGGAGCTGATGCGGGAATTCAATGTGGAGGTTACCGGCATGGCGTTTGTGATGGCGACCGTGTCGCCGGAGAAAAAACGCGTGTCCGGTGAGAAGGCGCTGATGACCCTGACCGTGGAGGACGGAGATCCGGCGGTTGCGTCTGTCCGCCCGGCGGAATGGCTGATGCGGGACCGGGATGAATAA
- a CDS encoding HPr family phosphocarrier protein, protein MKSVMIRLSLVENVNKFVNIVSRYPFEMDLRAGRHVVDAKSILGIFSLDLSRPITLEIYSDDCEQLLADIQPFMEEADA, encoded by the coding sequence ATGAAATCCGTAATGATTCGCCTGAGCCTTGTGGAGAACGTCAACAAGTTTGTCAATATCGTATCCCGCTACCCCTTCGAAATGGACCTGCGGGCCGGCCGCCATGTGGTGGACGCGAAATCGATCCTGGGCATTTTCTCGCTGGACCTGAGCCGGCCGATCACGCTGGAGATTTACAGTGATGACTGCGAACAGCTCCTGGCGGACATTCAGCCCTTTATGGAAGAAGCAGACGCCTGA
- a CDS encoding peptidoglycan-binding protein, with amino-acid sequence MDFMKTLLIYMTTVFAVTVQSTAAPSVTPEPVVTPTAVVESAEDSSPTMRIISGKTPEPEITPAPVPEITPNTAYHNIGMNARGSDVRKLQERLIELGYMPEGSADGAYGRQTYNAVKKFQYYNGLTQDGIAGRRTQTYLYENPDAAPYPSETPTPEPTEAPTPAPTAEPTAEPTAEPTAEPTAEPTAEPTAEPTAEPTAEPTAEPTAEPTAEPTAEPTAEPTAEPTAEPTAEPTAEPTSTPEPELIVTEFNLDQFTELKGRVAFNESGAPLSWIATKDGVPAEFYPRLQECAGIIRISLDDLVCCLEGWVLTDEGTVVLEAEGHTIGLYNDVTGCAATVDGKEIFMDPADFTFGDEGHFINANFLARALGGEAEWDAEEETLMLRIPVASEMASD; translated from the coding sequence ATGGACTTTATGAAGACGTTGCTGATCTATATGACGACCGTGTTTGCCGTTACGGTCCAGAGCACGGCTGCGCCGTCTGTTACGCCTGAACCCGTTGTTACCCCGACCGCCGTGGTGGAGAGCGCGGAGGACAGCAGCCCCACGATGCGGATTATCAGCGGGAAGACGCCGGAGCCGGAAATCACCCCCGCGCCCGTGCCGGAGATTACCCCGAACACCGCATACCACAATATCGGAATGAATGCCCGGGGCAGCGACGTGCGGAAGCTGCAGGAACGGCTGATTGAACTTGGATACATGCCGGAAGGCAGCGCGGACGGCGCTTACGGACGGCAGACATATAACGCGGTGAAGAAGTTCCAGTATTACAACGGACTGACGCAGGACGGCATCGCCGGACGGCGGACGCAGACCTACCTGTACGAGAACCCGGACGCCGCGCCGTATCCGTCTGAAACACCGACACCGGAACCTACCGAAGCCCCGACGCCGGCCCCGACCGCGGAGCCGACCGCGGAGCCGACGGCAGAACCCACCGCCGAACCGACTGCCGAGCCGACGGCGGAACCTACGGCGGAACCAACCGCCGAGCCGACGGCGGAACCTACGGCGGAACCTACGGCGGAACCTACGGCGGAGCCCACGGCCGAGCCCACCGCGGAGCCGACGGCGGAACCCACCGCCGAACCGACGGCGGAGCCCACGGCGGAACCCACGTCCACGCCCGAACCTGAGCTGATCGTGACGGAATTCAACCTGGACCAGTTTACGGAGCTGAAGGGGAGGGTTGCCTTCAACGAAAGCGGCGCGCCGCTGAGCTGGATTGCGACAAAGGACGGTGTTCCCGCGGAATTCTATCCGCGCCTGCAGGAGTGCGCCGGCATTATCCGGATCAGCCTGGACGACCTGGTCTGCTGCCTGGAAGGCTGGGTCCTGACCGATGAGGGAACCGTGGTCCTGGAGGCGGAAGGCCATACGATCGGCCTGTACAATGATGTGACCGGATGTGCGGCAACGGTGGACGGCAAGGAGATCTTCATGGATCCCGCAGACTTCACGTTCGGGGATGAAGGCCATTTCATCAACGCGAATTTCCTGGCCCGTGCCCTGGGCGGCGAAGCGGAATGGGACGCGGAGGAAGAAACCCTGATGCTTCGGATTCCCGTTGCGTCTGAAATGGCAAGCGACTGA
- a CDS encoding ATP-dependent RecD-like DNA helicase, giving the protein MEQLEAGILGTVFRNEENGWSVITVRAGRNETTVVGTLPELSPGEQAVFTGEWIEHKTYGRQFRCVSCEIRVPTTLLGIERYLGSGLIRGVGPSTAVLIVRHFGEETLTVLSEHPERLTEIPGIGKKRCAMISESFREHQSARRAMVFLQSYGIPPALAVKISKFYGDQTPDIIRQDPYRLCDDLEGVGFKTADRIGIALGVAPDSDSRIKCAIKYMLREAAASSGHIYLPEDELCASSASLLQISRDLCARALTSLLLSRSLIGESDGEGDPRRVYLPAFWHAEQEVALRIRELMCAIRPDKFAGAARAISGFEKNHGIRFSPSQRKAITQALENGVFVITGGPGTGKTTIINCILELLSAENSVILCAPTGRAAKRMTEATGCEAKTIHRLLEYGGDEGIFARNQDHPLDADCVIADEASMIDLMLMRSLLRAIEPGCRLILVGDADQLPSVGPGNVLRDILDSGAVPCVRLTDIYRQSEASRIVVNAHLINQGEMPLLNEKGTDFFFERKTALSDAADTIVGLMTRRLPAYLGYPEKEAAAQAMRNIQVLAPARKGECGVNVLNSRLQNALNPASPKVPQLVWGETVFRRGDKVIQTKNDYQLEWIRNSGSGWEEGTGVFNGDVGFITEVDTESSSLTVLFDEDREVVYEAGDLESLEPAYCLSVHKSQGSEFPVVIMPVTPGPPMLLTRNLLYTALTRARSMVVLVGSEEVIRRMVENNHVARRYTALARRLSDAGGEE; this is encoded by the coding sequence ATGGAGCAGCTGGAAGCCGGGATCCTGGGCACCGTTTTTCGCAACGAGGAAAACGGCTGGTCCGTTATTACCGTTCGGGCCGGCCGGAATGAAACCACGGTCGTGGGAACGCTGCCGGAGCTGAGCCCCGGGGAACAGGCGGTATTTACCGGGGAATGGATTGAGCACAAAACCTACGGCCGCCAGTTCCGCTGCGTTTCCTGTGAAATCCGGGTGCCGACCACCCTGCTGGGAATCGAGCGCTACCTGGGCAGCGGGCTGATCCGCGGGGTCGGTCCTTCCACCGCCGTCCTGATTGTCCGCCATTTCGGGGAAGAAACGCTGACCGTCCTGTCTGAGCATCCGGAACGGCTGACCGAAATCCCCGGCATCGGCAAAAAGCGCTGCGCCATGATCTCCGAAAGCTTCCGGGAGCACCAGTCCGCGCGCCGCGCCATGGTATTCCTGCAGTCCTACGGAATTCCCCCGGCGCTGGCCGTCAAAATCAGCAAATTCTACGGGGACCAGACCCCCGATATCATCCGCCAGGATCCGTACCGCCTCTGCGATGACCTGGAAGGCGTCGGTTTCAAAACCGCGGACCGGATCGGCATCGCCCTGGGGGTTGCCCCGGACAGCGACAGCCGGATCAAGTGCGCCATCAAATATATGCTGCGGGAAGCTGCGGCTTCCTCCGGCCACATCTATCTCCCGGAGGATGAGCTGTGCGCTTCCTCCGCGTCGCTGCTGCAGATCTCCCGGGACCTGTGTGCCCGGGCGCTGACTTCCCTGCTGCTCAGCCGCTCCCTGATCGGGGAAAGCGACGGGGAGGGGGATCCCCGGCGGGTTTACCTGCCGGCCTTCTGGCATGCGGAGCAGGAGGTTGCCCTGCGGATCCGGGAGCTGATGTGCGCCATCCGGCCGGATAAGTTTGCCGGTGCCGCCCGCGCAATCTCCGGTTTTGAAAAAAACCACGGAATCCGGTTTTCCCCCAGCCAGCGCAAAGCCATCACGCAGGCGCTGGAAAACGGGGTTTTCGTAATTACCGGTGGTCCCGGTACCGGAAAAACCACCATCATCAACTGTATTCTTGAGCTGCTTTCCGCGGAAAACAGCGTCATTCTCTGCGCGCCGACCGGCCGCGCCGCCAAGCGCATGACGGAAGCGACCGGCTGCGAGGCAAAGACCATCCACCGCCTGCTGGAATACGGCGGGGACGAGGGGATTTTTGCCCGGAACCAGGACCACCCGCTGGACGCGGACTGCGTCATCGCCGACGAAGCCTCGATGATCGACCTGATGCTGATGCGCTCGCTGCTGCGGGCCATTGAACCCGGCTGCCGCCTGATCCTGGTCGGCGATGCCGACCAGCTTCCCAGCGTAGGACCCGGCAACGTCCTGCGGGACATCCTGGACAGCGGCGCCGTTCCCTGCGTCCGCCTCACGGATATCTACCGGCAGAGCGAAGCCAGCCGGATTGTGGTCAACGCGCACCTGATCAACCAGGGGGAGATGCCCCTGCTGAACGAGAAGGGCACCGATTTCTTCTTTGAGCGGAAAACCGCGCTTTCCGATGCGGCGGATACAATCGTCGGCCTGATGACCCGCCGCCTGCCCGCCTACCTGGGATATCCCGAAAAGGAGGCGGCCGCCCAGGCCATGCGGAACATCCAGGTGCTGGCCCCCGCGCGCAAGGGGGAATGCGGCGTGAACGTGCTGAATTCCCGTCTCCAGAACGCGCTGAATCCCGCCTCCCCGAAGGTGCCCCAGCTGGTATGGGGCGAAACCGTTTTCCGCCGGGGAGACAAGGTCATCCAGACCAAAAACGACTACCAGCTGGAATGGATCCGGAATTCGGGCAGCGGCTGGGAGGAAGGAACCGGCGTTTTCAACGGGGATGTCGGCTTCATCACGGAGGTGGACACGGAGAGCAGTTCGCTCACCGTCCTGTTCGATGAGGACCGGGAAGTGGTCTACGAAGCCGGGGACCTGGAATCCCTGGAGCCGGCCTACTGCCTGTCGGTCCATAAATCCCAGGGCAGTGAATTCCCGGTTGTGATCATGCCGGTCACTCCCGGTCCGCCGATGCTGCTGACCCGGAACCTGCTGTATACCGCCCTCACCCGGGCCAGGTCCATGGTGGTGCTGGTCGGCAGTGAGGAGGTCATTCGCCGGATGGTGGAAAACAACCACGTAGCCCGGCGGTATACCGCCCTGGCCCGGCGTCTGTCGGATGCGGGAGGCGAAGAATGA
- a CDS encoding ComF family protein codes for MNLNPFFAPLGANWPAVRGFIRDLVWPEGAVCCACGKISDGSPLCPACRSALRSDGSMFRWEKEDLGGGLTAWWMTPHTGIARTLVLRLKHRAEACIAKELTALLRPLPKDFSFPEGTVVTWVAMPENRRRDRMIDHGRLLAEAVAEELSLPCRPLLVRRKTHDRNQARLGREARRKNLRNAFLPAAEMDFPVLLVDDVLTTGTTARRCAEALRAGGAPSVTVLAMTRAMGGRPA; via the coding sequence ATGAACCTGAATCCCTTCTTTGCCCCGCTCGGTGCCAACTGGCCCGCCGTCCGCGGCTTTATCCGGGACCTGGTCTGGCCGGAAGGCGCGGTCTGCTGTGCCTGCGGAAAAATTTCCGACGGAAGCCCGCTGTGTCCTGCCTGCCGCTCTGCCTTGCGGAGTGACGGATCCATGTTTCGCTGGGAAAAGGAAGACCTCGGCGGCGGATTGACCGCCTGGTGGATGACCCCGCATACCGGAATTGCCCGGACACTGGTACTCCGCCTGAAGCATCGCGCGGAAGCCTGCATTGCGAAGGAACTGACAGCGCTGCTGCGTCCCCTGCCCAAGGATTTCAGCTTCCCGGAGGGAACCGTGGTCACCTGGGTTGCCATGCCGGAAAACCGCCGGCGGGACCGGATGATTGACCACGGCCGCCTGCTTGCGGAAGCGGTGGCGGAAGAGCTTTCCCTGCCCTGCCGTCCGCTGCTGGTCCGCCGGAAAACCCATGACCGGAACCAGGCCCGCCTGGGCCGTGAAGCCCGGCGGAAAAACCTGCGGAACGCCTTCCTTCCGGCCGCGGAAATGGATTTCCCCGTCCTGCTGGTGGATGACGTGCTCACCACCGGCACCACCGCCCGCCGCTGTGCCGAAGCGCTGCGCGCCGGAGGAGCCCCGTCCGTAACGGTCCTGGCGATGACACGCGCCATGGGCGGCAGGCCGGCATAA
- a CDS encoding aspartate kinase gives MLECIVTKFGGSSLASDEQFRKVRSILELEPTRRYLVPSAPGKRFPNDEKVTDLLYKCHSLASEGKSFKDEFAKIRDRYLDIARGLHLKVDIESRLQEVEDGIASGKNADWCASRGEYLCALLMADYLGWRFLDAADGIVFNDDGQLNDEKTQEKLSALLADGKSTVVPGFYGAKENGEVHTFSRGGSDITGALVARAANADVYENWTDVSGFLMADPRIIENPAEISSITYKELRELSHMGASVLHEDAMFPVHRAGIPTNIRNTNKPYHPGTMISKNAPHEVSVPTITGIAGHKGYSVISVEKNMMNSEVGFGRKVLSVLEDAGVSFEHMPTGIDSMCVVVNSVSLAPHREEILAKIEELVDGSGSVSVNDNMSIIATVGRGMVHNCGTAARLFSAMSRARINVRMIDQGSSELSIIVGVNDSDFEATIHAIYHEFVE, from the coding sequence GTGCTAGAGTGTATCGTTACCAAGTTCGGCGGCAGTTCTCTGGCCTCCGATGAACAGTTCCGCAAAGTCCGCAGTATCCTGGAGCTTGAGCCCACCCGGCGCTATCTGGTCCCCAGTGCCCCGGGCAAGCGCTTCCCCAATGACGAAAAAGTCACCGATCTCCTGTATAAGTGCCATTCCCTGGCCAGCGAAGGCAAATCCTTCAAGGACGAATTTGCCAAAATCCGCGACCGTTATCTGGATATCGCCCGCGGCCTCCACCTGAAGGTGGATATCGAATCCAGGCTGCAGGAAGTCGAAGACGGAATCGCCTCCGGCAAAAACGCGGACTGGTGCGCCAGCCGCGGGGAATACCTGTGCGCGCTGCTGATGGCAGATTATCTGGGCTGGCGTTTCCTGGACGCCGCCGACGGCATCGTCTTCAACGATGACGGCCAGCTGAATGACGAGAAAACCCAGGAAAAGCTCTCCGCCCTGCTGGCGGACGGCAAATCCACCGTGGTTCCCGGCTTCTACGGCGCCAAGGAAAACGGGGAAGTGCATACCTTTTCCCGCGGCGGCAGTGATATCACCGGCGCCCTCGTGGCCCGTGCCGCCAATGCCGATGTGTACGAAAACTGGACGGATGTTTCCGGTTTCCTGATGGCCGATCCCCGGATCATCGAAAACCCGGCCGAAATTTCCTCCATCACGTATAAGGAACTGCGCGAACTGAGCCACATGGGCGCGTCCGTCCTGCATGAGGACGCGATGTTCCCCGTTCACCGCGCCGGAATCCCCACCAATATCCGCAACACCAACAAGCCCTATCATCCCGGTACAATGATCAGCAAGAACGCGCCGCATGAGGTTTCCGTTCCCACCATTACCGGCATTGCCGGCCACAAGGGATACAGCGTCATCAGCGTGGAAAAGAACATGATGAACAGCGAGGTCGGTTTCGGCCGCAAGGTGCTGTCCGTGCTGGAGGATGCCGGGGTTTCCTTCGAGCATATGCCGACCGGTATTGACAGCATGTGCGTGGTCGTCAACAGCGTAAGCCTTGCTCCCCACCGGGAGGAAATCCTCGCGAAAATCGAGGAGCTGGTGGACGGCAGCGGCAGCGTCTCCGTGAACGACAACATGTCCATCATCGCCACGGTCGGCCGCGGCATGGTGCACAACTGCGGTACCGCCGCGCGTCTCTTCTCCGCCATGAGCCGGGCCCGGATCAATGTCCGGATGATCGACCAGGGCTCCAGCGAACTGAGTATCATCGTCGGTGTCAACGACAGCGATTTTGAAGCAACCATTCACGCGATCTACCACGAGTTTGTGGAATGA
- the rfbD gene encoding dTDP-4-dehydrorhamnose reductase encodes MKVLVTGYRGQLGWEVVRLLEARGVPCRGVDQEDFDLTKPEDVLAYVRTYEPDVIVHCAAYTNVDKAETEPEICAAVNAMGTLHMVRAALSVGAKMVYISTDYVFPGTGDTPYDIGDAYGPKNVYGVSKVQGEDAVRSLVKRFFILRTSWVFGKHGTNFVRTMLRLGAEKKELRVVSDQVGSPTYAVDLARVICDMIPTEKYGIYHVRNEGFLSWADFASMIMEKAGLSCRIVPVPTSEYPALARRPLNSRLNGSKLQESGFAPMPTVEDALDRFLAELNED; translated from the coding sequence ATGAAGGTTCTCGTTACCGGTTACCGGGGCCAGCTGGGCTGGGAAGTGGTTCGTCTGCTCGAAGCGCGCGGGGTTCCCTGCCGCGGGGTGGACCAGGAAGACTTCGACCTGACAAAGCCGGAGGATGTGCTCGCCTACGTCCGGACATATGAACCGGACGTGATCGTCCACTGCGCCGCGTATACGAACGTGGACAAGGCTGAAACCGAGCCGGAGATCTGTGCCGCCGTCAATGCCATGGGTACGCTCCACATGGTGCGTGCGGCGCTGAGCGTCGGCGCGAAGATGGTCTACATCTCCACGGACTATGTTTTCCCCGGGACCGGCGACACGCCGTATGACATCGGTGATGCCTACGGCCCGAAGAACGTCTACGGGGTCAGCAAGGTCCAGGGCGAGGACGCCGTCCGTTCCCTGGTCAAGCGCTTCTTCATCCTGCGCACCAGCTGGGTCTTCGGGAAGCACGGCACCAATTTCGTCCGCACAATGCTGCGCCTCGGCGCCGAGAAAAAGGAGCTGCGCGTGGTCAGCGACCAGGTCGGCTCCCCCACCTACGCCGTGGATCTTGCCCGGGTGATCTGCGATATGATCCCCACCGAGAAATACGGAATCTACCATGTCCGCAACGAGGGCTTCCTCTCCTGGGCAGATTTCGCGTCCATGATCATGGAAAAGGCCGGCCTCTCCTGCCGGATCGTTCCGGTTCCCACCTCCGAGTATCCCGCGCTGGCCAGGCGGCCCCTGAACTCCCGGCTGAACGGCAGCAAACTGCAGGAATCCGGGTTTGCCCCGATGCCGACCGTGGAGGATGCGCTGGACCGGTTCCTGGCGGAACTGAACGAAGACTGA
- a CDS encoding nitroreductase family protein, producing MQFTELIAERRSVRKYEAAVPREELEVILSEARQAPSWKNQQTSRCYVLETPEKLEELRAEALPSFNRSSSANASLVVTTYVRNIVGFSDGTPANEIGNGWGAYDLGLHDAYLILAARNRGYDTLIMGIRDAGVIREKLGIPENEEIMSVIAVGKRAENPAPRPRKDLAETVRFF from the coding sequence ATGCAGTTTACCGAACTGATTGCCGAACGCCGGAGTGTCCGGAAGTATGAAGCCGCAGTCCCCCGCGAGGAACTGGAGGTTATCCTTTCCGAAGCGCGGCAGGCCCCGTCCTGGAAAAACCAGCAGACGTCCCGGTGCTATGTCCTGGAGACCCCTGAAAAGCTGGAAGAGCTGCGCGCGGAGGCGCTTCCGTCCTTCAACCGGAGCAGCTCCGCGAACGCCTCCCTGGTGGTGACCACCTACGTCCGGAACATTGTGGGTTTCAGTGACGGAACGCCCGCCAATGAAATCGGGAACGGCTGGGGCGCCTATGACCTGGGGCTGCACGACGCCTACCTGATCCTGGCCGCCCGGAACCGCGGGTATGACACCCTGATCATGGGGATCCGGGACGCCGGTGTGATCCGCGAGAAACTCGGCATTCCGGAGAACGAGGAGATCATGTCCGTGATTGCTGTCGGCAAACGCGCGGAGAATCCCGCGCCGCGGCCCCGGAAGGACCTGGCGGAGACCGTCCGTTTCTTCTGA